The following proteins are co-located in the Leptospira hartskeerlii genome:
- a CDS encoding trifunctional serine/threonine-protein kinase/ATP-binding protein/SpoIIE family protein phosphatase has translation METTPDLSTDRVPYELGELLYEDSFSQTYRGKFGRTREPKIIRVQRPEGKETSSVYFLNEFELGKLVSDPGILKPEDMFENSDGICLIYENIPSKLLHQSLAGSISLETFLDIALAITENLARLHSFGIVHNQISPRAFFYNPDTGETKLAWLGGASLLLSEKGSYAPLRYTFDILPYCSPENTGRLNRPVDFRSDAYSLGALFYKMISGAPPFETEDPLEMVHYHIARSPVSLVKKREDVPTAISTLVDKLLSKMPEERYFSLENLIHDLKSIKDSLKSKRKLSEFVPGVYERKVGFRDSPRIYDRDKERKEIESGIVNVTNGRRSAVFIGGKSGTGKTALVEDAITYLDIYSVVLLRGKFEEDKKEIPYYAFRQIMDDLLRRILQKKEEEIVLLKNFIKETLGDNIEILTQFLPDLGKTLGIEIPAKTSKRQKDEKILFAVALKFLTLCFDRKNPAIILLDDLQWADSASLALLEFILNSEDWEGLLFVLTSRSEDADFFPNVNVKQGSPGLDLREIRLSPLSEHSVFKYISDSIHVSAEDANRLAEVLVSKTGGNPLFLHQFLKSLYDEGCLSFDPKTAYHRVDWDRLLQRAVTDNVLDLFLDKVGKLPDETLEVLRVGACIGAKFDLKDMYDFFKTRPGVLSRGIREAIREGIVFYREAGNMLFPALQYISQKKIEESGMYSSLSNVQFHFSHDRMIQSILDATDSGEKARIHNTLAKLLIEREKNSGGSEQILDIANHLLRSRELYTNGQENEDFFHYTILAGNSAKVGAAYESSYSFFSLLASQLKDSYWQKDRKNAIHILKSLAESAYYLSRREEAEKIISDLLSKLHSPSEKADVYLMQLEVMNVFNDLDSASKIGIKALQSLGIGFKEKPGFLAVFGEVLKMVFYSRGRSPEKLVHAKDSKDPYKTEALNILVNLLNYGKHMDMKVMAYIYLKLINLTLKEGNAPFSFFGYAGFGSILLSINGNFQQSMRYWTLAEKILKKFKSDELYGRFVFGRTILLDYFMYPFRSIVDYTEEAFHKCMQYGDYLWAAFALFSQNTNQLYSAENSISYREKIRENLERGSKLNYDILMILLYSSDSYLDRLEGKSTETIRYKDNLYTDREFESKVLESAGNGTANSWYATLFGSFSYLSGYYLEAERIFKNYHSDLEKSRIMFIYSEYRFYRSLGLLKLRKKKLKLTEKFFFRYSLYLFKLWSRIYPPSFQLFYFVLAGLYEDYAGRKENASKYFDMAIQQVESEPNDFRKAVVYQHVAEWSIEHGRTSYGKFLMQNAVRLYGSWGAKSIVNLLRDEYGELLRPQGTPKRSAEKILADSMLSTSFSLDLRTVLKASQSISGVIELGELLRQLIRTIMENAAATRGFLILPQDKELFLMAGSDIEEPGFLPKPISLDEAGHLLPLEIVYFCFRSGQKVLISDAARDSFYSVNPYVKRSKPKSLLCMPITKQGRTLCVLYLENRLTAGIFDEHRLEILEILSAQAAISLENAKLYEDITRMNSELERKVNERTEELARSLSIIRKDMLYSQKIQRSILPELKSIPGLRYSVNYMPMDEVGGDFYDICKLNNGRYRFFLADATGHGVQAALVTMAIKGEYESLKSSLEKPGEILFALNNSILNKYKTLYFTGAICDVDLSEKKVYFASAGHISQFLLRSYQTEEMPKTGAILGFVKDYPYRTEEYKIESGDRIFLFSDGIYEQFDEDKLEYGEERFLHSIRSNAQFEPQIQAERIISDLQNFISKSSIQDDITLLILDID, from the coding sequence TTGGAAACTACGCCGGATTTGTCCACAGACAGAGTTCCTTATGAATTGGGGGAATTGTTGTACGAGGACAGTTTTTCTCAAACATATAGAGGAAAATTCGGTAGGACCAGAGAACCAAAGATCATTCGAGTTCAGAGACCGGAGGGCAAGGAAACCTCTTCGGTGTATTTTCTAAATGAATTTGAATTGGGGAAATTAGTTAGCGATCCAGGTATTCTCAAACCGGAGGATATGTTCGAAAATTCGGACGGGATCTGTTTGATCTACGAAAATATCCCTTCTAAACTTCTACACCAAAGTTTGGCAGGATCCATCTCTCTCGAGACCTTCTTAGACATAGCTTTAGCAATTACGGAGAATTTAGCAAGGTTACATTCATTCGGCATTGTTCATAACCAAATTTCTCCGCGTGCATTCTTTTATAATCCGGATACTGGAGAAACAAAATTAGCTTGGTTGGGAGGAGCCTCTCTTCTTCTCTCCGAAAAAGGAAGTTATGCGCCTCTTAGATATACATTTGATATTTTACCTTATTGTTCTCCTGAAAATACGGGAAGGCTGAATCGTCCGGTTGATTTCAGATCAGATGCATATTCTTTAGGAGCATTGTTCTATAAGATGATCTCCGGAGCTCCTCCGTTTGAAACGGAAGATCCTTTGGAGATGGTACATTATCATATTGCAAGATCTCCTGTTTCTTTAGTGAAAAAAAGGGAAGATGTTCCTACCGCAATTTCAACTTTGGTGGATAAATTACTCTCTAAGATGCCGGAAGAGAGATACTTCTCTTTGGAAAATCTGATACACGACCTAAAGAGCATTAAGGATTCTTTAAAGTCCAAACGTAAATTGTCGGAGTTTGTTCCCGGCGTTTATGAAAGAAAAGTAGGTTTTAGAGATTCTCCTCGTATCTATGATAGAGATAAAGAAAGAAAAGAGATCGAATCCGGGATAGTAAATGTAACGAACGGAAGAAGGTCGGCAGTATTCATCGGAGGAAAATCAGGTACTGGAAAAACTGCTCTAGTAGAAGATGCGATCACTTATCTGGATATTTATTCTGTCGTTCTTTTACGGGGAAAATTCGAAGAAGATAAAAAAGAAATCCCGTACTATGCATTCCGCCAGATCATGGATGATCTTTTAAGAAGGATACTCCAGAAAAAAGAAGAAGAGATCGTTCTACTTAAAAATTTTATAAAGGAAACTCTAGGGGATAATATAGAGATCCTGACCCAGTTTTTGCCTGATTTGGGAAAAACATTAGGAATAGAAATACCCGCAAAAACCAGTAAGAGGCAGAAGGACGAAAAGATCCTATTTGCAGTGGCTCTTAAGTTTTTGACTCTTTGTTTTGACCGAAAAAATCCGGCAATCATTCTATTGGATGATCTACAATGGGCAGATTCCGCTTCTCTTGCATTACTTGAATTTATTTTGAATAGCGAAGATTGGGAAGGATTACTTTTTGTTTTGACCAGTCGTTCTGAAGATGCCGACTTCTTCCCGAATGTAAATGTAAAACAAGGCTCTCCAGGTTTGGATCTGAGAGAGATACGACTTTCTCCTCTAAGCGAACATAGTGTTTTTAAGTATATTTCAGACAGTATTCATGTTTCTGCTGAAGACGCGAACAGACTCGCAGAAGTTCTCGTTTCAAAAACGGGAGGGAATCCTCTATTTTTGCATCAGTTCTTAAAATCCTTGTATGATGAAGGATGTCTTAGTTTTGATCCAAAGACTGCTTACCATAGAGTGGATTGGGATAGGCTTTTACAAAGAGCAGTTACGGATAACGTTCTAGATCTATTTCTGGATAAGGTAGGAAAACTTCCTGACGAAACCTTGGAAGTTTTGCGGGTAGGGGCTTGTATCGGGGCTAAATTCGATCTGAAAGATATGTATGATTTTTTCAAAACAAGACCCGGGGTCTTGTCTAGAGGGATTAGAGAAGCAATCAGAGAAGGGATCGTATTTTATAGAGAAGCGGGAAATATGTTGTTTCCCGCTTTGCAGTATATTTCCCAAAAAAAGATAGAAGAATCCGGAATGTATTCTTCTCTTTCGAATGTACAGTTCCATTTTTCTCATGATAGAATGATCCAAAGTATTTTGGATGCAACAGACTCTGGCGAGAAAGCAAGGATCCATAATACTCTAGCTAAATTACTGATAGAAAGGGAAAAAAATTCAGGCGGATCCGAACAGATCTTAGATATTGCAAATCATCTTTTGCGTTCCAGAGAATTGTATACGAACGGACAGGAGAATGAGGACTTCTTTCATTATACTATACTTGCCGGTAATTCTGCAAAAGTCGGAGCAGCATACGAATCTTCTTATTCTTTTTTTAGTCTGCTTGCTTCTCAGCTAAAAGACTCTTATTGGCAGAAAGATAGAAAGAACGCTATTCATATTCTGAAGTCTCTTGCGGAATCCGCATATTATTTATCCAGAAGAGAAGAAGCGGAGAAGATCATATCCGACCTACTTTCCAAACTCCATAGCCCATCCGAAAAAGCGGACGTTTATCTAATGCAATTGGAAGTGATGAACGTTTTTAACGATTTGGATTCCGCATCTAAGATCGGGATCAAAGCATTACAATCTCTTGGGATCGGTTTTAAAGAGAAACCAGGATTTTTAGCAGTATTCGGCGAAGTATTGAAGATGGTATTCTACAGTAGAGGAAGATCTCCTGAAAAATTAGTACATGCAAAAGATAGCAAAGATCCATATAAAACGGAAGCCTTAAACATTTTAGTTAATCTTCTTAATTACGGAAAACATATGGATATGAAGGTGATGGCTTATATTTATTTAAAGCTGATCAACCTTACCTTGAAAGAAGGAAATGCTCCATTTAGCTTTTTCGGTTACGCAGGATTCGGTTCCATTCTGCTTTCCATCAACGGAAATTTTCAGCAGTCTATGAGATATTGGACACTGGCCGAAAAGATATTAAAAAAGTTTAAATCAGATGAACTCTATGGTCGATTTGTTTTTGGCCGGACAATTCTTCTGGATTATTTTATGTATCCTTTCCGTTCCATAGTGGATTATACGGAAGAGGCATTTCATAAATGTATGCAGTATGGGGACTATCTCTGGGCTGCGTTCGCACTTTTTTCCCAAAATACGAATCAATTATATTCTGCGGAAAATTCCATTTCCTATAGGGAGAAGATCAGAGAGAACTTAGAAAGAGGTTCCAAATTAAATTACGATATTCTGATGATCCTTTTGTATTCTTCCGATTCTTATCTAGATCGTCTAGAAGGAAAATCCACTGAAACAATTCGATATAAGGATAATTTATATACTGATCGGGAATTCGAGTCTAAGGTTCTCGAGTCTGCGGGAAATGGGACTGCTAATTCTTGGTACGCAACCTTATTCGGTTCTTTTTCCTATCTGTCGGGCTATTATTTAGAAGCGGAGAGAATTTTTAAAAATTATCATTCGGATCTGGAAAAATCCAGGATCATGTTCATATATTCGGAATATAGATTTTATAGGTCCTTGGGACTTTTGAAATTGCGTAAGAAGAAGTTGAAATTGACCGAAAAGTTCTTCTTTAGATATTCATTATATTTATTTAAACTTTGGTCAAGGATCTATCCGCCTAGTTTCCAATTATTCTATTTTGTTTTGGCAGGACTTTATGAGGATTATGCAGGAAGAAAGGAAAATGCATCCAAATATTTTGATATGGCCATACAACAAGTTGAGTCCGAACCGAACGATTTTCGAAAAGCAGTCGTATACCAACATGTTGCTGAATGGAGTATAGAACACGGTAGGACCTCCTACGGAAAGTTCCTGATGCAAAATGCGGTTCGGCTTTACGGATCTTGGGGAGCCAAATCTATCGTAAACTTGCTCAGAGATGAATACGGAGAATTGCTTCGTCCTCAAGGAACTCCGAAACGTTCCGCGGAGAAGATCCTGGCAGATTCTATGCTTTCCACATCCTTCAGTTTGGATTTACGAACTGTGCTCAAGGCTTCTCAAAGTATTTCAGGAGTGATCGAGTTAGGCGAATTATTAAGGCAGCTAATCCGAACTATCATGGAGAATGCAGCGGCTACTAGAGGATTTTTGATCCTTCCCCAAGACAAAGAACTTTTTTTGATGGCGGGTTCCGATATAGAAGAGCCTGGATTTTTGCCCAAGCCGATCTCACTAGATGAAGCAGGGCATCTTTTACCCTTAGAAATTGTGTATTTTTGTTTTCGTTCCGGGCAGAAGGTTTTGATCTCTGACGCAGCAAGAGATTCTTTTTATTCCGTAAATCCCTATGTTAAAAGAAGTAAGCCCAAGTCATTGCTCTGCATGCCGATTACAAAACAAGGAAGAACATTATGTGTTCTTTATTTAGAGAATCGACTTACTGCTGGGATCTTCGACGAACATAGATTGGAAATTTTAGAGATACTTTCCGCCCAGGCCGCAATTTCGTTAGAGAATGCGAAATTATACGAGGATATCACTCGAATGAATTCGGAACTGGAAAGAAAAGTAAACGAAAGAACGGAAGAATTAGCTAGATCTCTTTCTATCATTCGGAAGGATATGTTGTATTCTCAAAAGATCCAGAGAAGTATTCTTCCTGAACTTAAAAGTATCCCGGGCTTGCGATATTCCGTGAATTACATGCCAATGGATGAAGTAGGAGGGGACTTCTATGATATATGTAAATTAAACAACGGACGATATAGGTTCTTTTTGGCGGATGCGACAGGCCACGGAGTGCAAGCAGCGTTAGTTACGATGGCGATCAAAGGAGAATATGAAAGTTTAAAATCTTCTCTGGAAAAACCGGGAGAAATTCTTTTCGCATTGAATAATTCTATTTTAAATAAATATAAAACACTCTACTTCACTGGAGCGATCTGCGATGTGGATCTATCCGAGAAAAAAGTCTATTTTGCATCTGCCGGTCATATCTCCCAATTTTTATTACGTTCCTATCAAACAGAAGAGATGCCTAAGACAGGAGCTATCTTAGGATTTGTAAAAGATTATCCTTATAGAACCGAGGAATATAAGATAGAATCCGGAGATAGGATCTTTCTTTTCTCAGACGGGATATACGAGCAGTTTGATGAAGACAAATTGGAATATGGAGAGGAAAGATTTTTGCATTCTATCCGTTCAAATGCTCAGTTTGAACCTCAGATCCAAGCAGAAAGGATAATCTCCGATCTACAAAATTTTATTTCTAAAAGTTCGATCCAGGACGATATCACTCTTTTGATCTTGGACATAGATTGA
- a CDS encoding sodium:solute symporter family protein, with amino-acid sequence MLGLFVILYIVITILIGAFASRFVNSSKDYVLAGRRLPLVLASSALFATWFGSETLMGASSKFVDGGILAVIEDPFGAALCLFLVGIFFARPLYRMNILTFGDLYKNRFGRKVEFLSALFMIPSYFGWIAAQLVAMGIVIHSLFGFDMYVGILSASVVVLIYTYIGGMWAISITDFLQTILIIVGLLVLVWDLQGKAGGFQTVIATAKPGFFSFFPPIETEAILAYIAAWMTIGLGSIPQQDIFQRVMSSKSEKVAVYSSFLGGGMYLTVAFLPLLAGYFARRVYPEIAAGDNQMILPHVVLVHSTLFIQILFFGALLSAILSTASGAILAPASVLGENLIRPTLKNPSEKLLLRVMRFSVLVVTIVSTGMALSETNIYQLVADSSSISLVSLFVPLVAALFWKEANASGAVYAMFSGMIVWLGLKFFGPQWLPPTIPALGVSFLGQYLGRYIKISLFESEPELGGDSVPSSGL; translated from the coding sequence TTGTTAGGTCTTTTCGTTATTCTGTATATTGTTATTACCATTCTGATCGGCGCATTTGCCTCTAGATTCGTTAATAGTTCTAAAGACTATGTATTAGCAGGAAGAAGGCTCCCTCTAGTGCTTGCATCTTCGGCCCTATTTGCTACTTGGTTCGGTTCGGAAACTTTGATGGGTGCTTCTTCTAAGTTTGTGGATGGAGGGATCTTAGCTGTGATAGAAGATCCTTTCGGTGCTGCGCTTTGTCTTTTTTTAGTCGGGATATTTTTTGCCAGGCCATTGTATAGGATGAATATTCTTACCTTCGGCGATTTATACAAAAATCGTTTTGGCCGTAAGGTAGAATTTCTTTCAGCATTATTTATGATTCCTTCATACTTCGGTTGGATCGCAGCTCAATTAGTTGCAATGGGGATAGTCATTCATTCTTTATTCGGATTCGATATGTATGTGGGGATACTTTCGGCATCCGTTGTGGTTTTGATCTATACTTATATTGGAGGTATGTGGGCTATCTCGATTACAGATTTCTTGCAAACCATATTGATCATAGTAGGACTTTTAGTTTTGGTCTGGGATCTGCAAGGTAAAGCTGGTGGATTCCAAACTGTAATTGCGACTGCAAAGCCCGGATTTTTTTCCTTCTTTCCTCCAATTGAAACTGAAGCGATTCTCGCATATATTGCAGCGTGGATGACGATAGGGTTGGGTTCTATCCCTCAACAAGATATTTTCCAAAGAGTGATGTCTTCAAAATCTGAAAAGGTAGCAGTATACTCTTCGTTTTTAGGCGGTGGAATGTATCTGACCGTTGCATTTTTACCTTTGCTTGCGGGATATTTTGCTAGAAGAGTTTATCCTGAGATTGCAGCCGGCGACAATCAAATGATACTTCCTCACGTAGTATTAGTACATTCTACTTTGTTTATACAGATCTTATTTTTTGGGGCATTACTTTCTGCGATCTTAAGTACCGCTTCCGGAGCGATTTTGGCTCCTGCTTCGGTTTTAGGGGAAAATTTGATTCGTCCCACATTGAAAAATCCTTCTGAAAAGTTGTTACTGAGAGTAATGCGTTTTTCCGTACTAGTCGTAACAATTGTATCTACCGGAATGGCATTGAGCGAAACGAATATTTATCAGTTGGTCGCGGATTCTTCTTCCATTAGTTTAGTTTCTCTTTTTGTTCCTTTGGTCGCCGCATTATTTTGGAAAGAGGCGAATGCAAGTGGAGCAGTTTATGCAATGTTTTCAGGGATGATCGTTTGGTTAGGCCTGAAATTTTTTGGGCCGCAATGGTTGCCGCCCACTATTCCGGCTTTAGGGGTAAGCTTTTTAGGGCAATATTTAGGAAGATATATTAAAATTTCTTTATTCGAGTCGGAACCGGAATTAGGCGGAGACTCTGTTCCTTCCAGCGGCCTTTGA